The proteins below are encoded in one region of Oryzias melastigma strain HK-1 linkage group LG9, ASM292280v2, whole genome shotgun sequence:
- the LOC112148163 gene encoding gastrula zinc finger protein XlCGF17.1-like: MEIPTLEEHVHSAADLNDQQSFNGADSQGEEHTSTTDEETEPQNRDQRIPIVCKECGKGFSYLSQFRVHMEIHQKPFACTECTKSFSKLSNLKSHMRTHSGKKPFSCQECDRSFNQINTLKTHMRTHTGEKQFTCKECHKSFSHMHSLKTHMRTHTGEKPFSCKECDKSFSLLHNLKTHMRTHTGEKPFSCKECDKCFSEKANLKTHMRTHSGEKPFSCKECDKTFSEKSNLKRHTRTHKGEKPFSCKECDKSFICISYLKTHMRIHTGEKPFSCKECDKCFSEKSNLKTHMRTHSGEKPFSCKECDKTFSEKSNLKRHTRTHTGGVFFL; encoded by the coding sequence atggagattcctactTTGGAGGAACATGTTCACAGTGCAGCAGATCTAAATGatcagcagagctttaatggaGCTGATAGTCAGGGTGAAGAACATACTTCAactacagatgaagagacagagccacagaacagagatcagaggatcCCAATAGTCTGTAAAGAATGCGGTAAAGGTTTTAGTTACTTGTCTCAGTTCAGAGTTCACATGGAAATCCATCAAAAGCCTTTTGCTTGTACAGAATGCACCAAAAGTTTTAGTAAATTATCTaatctcaaatcacacatgagaacccattcaggaaaaaagcctttttcttgtcaagaatgtgacagaagttttaatcaaataaatactcttaaaacacacatgagaactcacacaggagagaagcaaTTTACCTGTAAAGAATGTCATAAGAGTTTTAGTCACATGCATAgtctgaaaacacacatgagaactcacacaggagaaaagcctttttcttgtaaagaatgtgataaaagttttagtctctTGCATAatctgaaaacacacatgagaactcacacaggagagaagcccttttcttgtaaagaatgtgacaaatgCTTTAGTGAAAAAgccaatttaaaaacacacatgagaactcactcaggagagaagcctttttcttgtaaagaatgtgacaaaactTTTAGTGAAAAGTCTAATTTAAAAAGACACACTAGAACTCACaaaggagagaagcctttttcttgtaaagagtGTGACAAAAGTTTCATTTGTATATCTTATCTCAAAACTCACATGAGAATTCACACAGgggagaagcctttttcttgtaaagaatgtgacaaatgctttagtgaaaaatccaatttaaaaacacacatgagaactcactcaggagagaagcctttttcttgtaaagaatgtgacaaaactTTTAGTGAAAAGTCTAATTTAAAAAGACACActagaactcacacaggaggggtctttttcttgtaa
- the LOC112148061 gene encoding uncharacterized protein LOC112148061 (The sequence of the model RefSeq protein was modified relative to this genomic sequence to represent the inferred CDS: added 19 bases not found in genome assembly), giving the protein MGMLAPVIRLKRKRVQNPETERVCMADPLKFCIFQTSKNTGQRLLYPDVEPLQWLQCQTCSGWLHQDCAGDYSKVLENDSFCCGCTDLPDSTGFGKSVEEEDILSLFPADMIKTLHEDLTTGKLRSNRMYLWQNPMSSLTLKQDLKLRTINLSDQRIFQILRTIEEATGVGSLIRKGEIQLLDYVFDVMLPEILMSILINKERPGCRRRFCCQRRDF; this is encoded by the exons TTATCAGGCTGAAGAGGAAGCGTGTTCAAAACCCTGAG aCAGAACGTGTGTGCATGGCTGACCCGCTGaagttctgtatttttcaaacttcaaaaaACACAGGACAAAG ACTCCTGTACCCAGATGTTGAACCTCTGCAGTGGTTGCAGTGCCAAACCTGCAGCGGATGGCTTCACCAGGACTGCGCTGGAGACTACAGCAAAGTCTTGGAAAATGATTCCTTCTGCTGTGGATGCACAGATTTGCCTGACAGCACTgg GTTTGGGAAGTCTGTGGAAGAGGAAGACATTCTGTCGCTCTTTCCTGCTGATATGATCAAG ACACTGCATGAGGACCTGACCACAGGGAAACTGCGCTCCAACAGGATGTACCTGTGGCAGAACCCAATGTCCTCATTAACCTTGAAACAAGATTTGAAGCTGAGGACCATAAACTTGAGTGACCAGCGG ATTTTTCAGATACTGAGGACCATTGAGGAGGCCACAGGAGTGGGGTCCTTAATCCGAAAAGGGGAGATCCAGCTCCTGGATTATGTTTTTGATGTTATGCTCCCAGAA ATCCTGATGAGCATCCTGATTAACAAGGAAAGACCAGGCTGCAGGCGGAGATTCTGCTGCCAAAGGAgggatttttaa